A genomic region of Arachis hypogaea cultivar Tifrunner chromosome 5, arahy.Tifrunner.gnm2.J5K5, whole genome shotgun sequence contains the following coding sequences:
- the LOC112801969 gene encoding LOW QUALITY PROTEIN: probable phospholipid-transporting ATPase 8 (The sequence of the model RefSeq protein was modified relative to this genomic sequence to represent the inferred CDS: deleted 1 base in 1 codon), producing the protein MPEGIITKKRIHFSKLYSFSCLKSSFGDGHSQIGQKGYSRIVYCNDPDNPDAIQQNYRGNYVSTTKYTAFNFIPKSLFEQFRRVANIYFLVVACVSFSPLAPYTALSIVAPLLLVIGATMAKEAVEDWRRRKQDIEANNRKVLVYGKNYTFVETRWKKLRVGDIVKVCKDEYFPADILLLSSSYGDGVCYVETMNLDGETNLKLKHALDATSHLQDENLSIQKFRAMVKCEDPNENLYSFIGNLHYEGKEYPLSLQQILLRDSKLKNTDHIFGVVIFTGHDTKVMQNSTDPPSKRSKIERKMDKIIYILFSTLIFISFIGSVYFGVETKRDTSGRRYRRWYVRPDSTTVFYDPRSATLSALLHFLTALMLFGYLIPISLYVSIELVKVLQSVFINRDQEMYYEEMDRPARARTSNLNEELGQVDTILSDKTGTLTCNSMEFVKCSIGGIRYGRGMTEVEKALAKRGKNVESQVDEASCDFSGQDSDVEDSRPPVKGFNFRDERIMNGKWVNEPQSDIIQKFFRVLAICHTAIPDVDQGSGEISYEAESPDEAAFVIAAKELGFELFARTQTSISLHELNYKTGKKVDRVYQLLHVLEFSSSRKRMSVIVRNEENQLLLLCKGADSVMFERLSEKGRQYEAETKEHIKQYAEAGLRTLVITYRELDEEEYKLWEVEFSKAKTSVGADRDALVDAAADKMERNLILLGSTAVEDRLQKGVPECIERLAKAGIKLWVLTGDKMETAVNIGYACGLLRQDMKQIVITLDSPNIIALEKQGDKDALKKESLESIKKQIGEGIKQIKFVKESTNTDKESSSSFGLIIDGKSLDYSLNKNLENSFFELATSCASVICCRSSPKQKARVTKMVKLGTGQTTLSIGDGANDVGMLQEADIGVGISGAEGMQAVMASDFAIAQFRFLERLLLVHGHWCYRRISMMICYFFYKNIAFGFTLFWFEAYASFSGQAAYNDWYMSFYNVFFTSLPVIALGVFDQDVSAKLCLKYPFLYLEGVEDTLFSWPRIIGWMVNGVLSSLAMFFLTANSVMTQAFRRDGQVVDFEILGVTMYTCVVWTVNCQMALSINYFTWIQHFFIWGSIAFWYVFVLVYGYLSPEISTTAHMVFVEACAPSLLYWLVTLLVVVSALLPYFCYRSFQSRFLPMYHDIIQRKQVEGSDIEICDEVPKQVHGKLIHLRERLKQREL; encoded by the exons atgcCTGAAGGGATCATCACAAAAAAGAGGATACATTTCAGCAAACTATATTCATTTTCTTGCTTGAAATCTTCATTTGGAGATGGGCACTCCCAAATCGGTCAGAAAGGGTACTCAAGGATTGTGTATTGCAATGATCCTGATAACCCTGATGCAATTCAGCAGAATTATAGAGGGAACTATGTGTCAACCACAAAGTACACAGCTTTTAATTTCATCCCTAAGTCCCTTTTTGAACAGTTTAGGAGGGTTGCAAATATATATTTTCTTGTTGTTGCTTGTGTTTCATTTAGTCCATTGGCACCTTATACAGCTCTCAGTATTGTTGCACCATTGTTGCTTGTCATTGGAGCTACTATGGCCAAGGAAGCTGTGGAAGATTGGAGGAGGAGAAAGCAg GATATAGAGGCAAACAACCGAAAGGTTCTGGTATATGGTAAAAATTATACATTTGTGGAGACTAGATGGAAAAAACTCCGAGTTGGTGATATTGTTAAGGTGTGTAAGGATGAATATTTTCCTGCTGATATTCTTCTGCTTTCGTCAAGCTACGGAGACGGGGTTTGCTATGTCGAGACAATGAATCTCGATGGAGAAACTAATCTAAAGTTAAAGCATGCCTTGGATGCGACGTCTCATCTTCAAGATGAA AACCTATCCATCCAGAAGTTCAGGGCTATGGTTAAATGTGAGGATCCTAATGAAAACTTATACTCATTTATTGGAAACTTGCACTATGAGGGTAAAGAATATCCTCTTTCCTTGCAGCAGATCCTTTTAAGAGACTCTAAGCTGAAGAACACTGATCATATCTTTGGTGTTGTAATCTTCACCGGACATGATACAAAAGTGATGCAGAATTCTACTGATCCTCCATCCAAGAGAAGCAAAATTGAGAGAAAAATGGATAAGATTATATACATCCTCTTCAGTACCTTGATTTTCATATCCTTTATTGGTTCTGTCTATTTTGGTGTTGAGACTAAAAGGGATACCAGCGGTCGCAGGTATCGAAGATGGTATGTTCGTCCCGACAGTACAACGGTCTTTTATGATCCGAGAAGTGCTACACTTTCTGCTCTTCTCCACTTTTTAACTGCTCTTATGTTGTTTGGATATCTTATTCCTATATCACTTTATGTGTCCATAGAACTTGTGAAAGTTCTTCAGAGTGTTTTCATCAACCGAGATCAGGAAATGTATTATGAGGAAATGGATAGGCCGGCTCGTGCTCGCACCTCTAATTTGAATGAAGAACTTGGTCAGGTTGATACTATATTATCTGACAAAACCGGTACTTTGACATGTAACTCGATGGAGTTTGTCAAATGTTCCATAGGAGGCATTCGATATGGCCGAGGTATGACAGAAGTGGAGAAGGCACTTGCAAAGAGAGGGAAAAATGTGGAGTCTCAAGTTGATGAAGCATCATGTGATTTTTCGGGCCAGGATAGTGACGTGGAGGACTCTCGGCCGCCAGTTAAGGGCTTTAACTTTAGAGATGAACGAATAATGAATGGGAAATGGGTTAATGAACCACAATCAGACATCATACAGAAGTTCTTTCGAGTTTTAGCTATTTGTCATACTGCTATTCCAGATGTAGATCAAGGGTCAGGAGAAATTTCTTATGAAGCCGAGTCACCAGATGAGGCGGCTTTTGTCATAGCTGCGAAGGAACTTGGTTTCGAGCTTTTCGCTAGGACACAAACAAGCATATCATTGCATGAATTAAACTACAAAACTGGAAAAAAGGTTGACAG AGTGTACCAGCTTCTGCATGTCCTAGAGTTCAGCAGTTCCCGCAAGAGAATGTCGGTGATAGTGAGGAATGAGGAAAATCAGTTGTTGCTCTTATGCAAGGGTGCAGACAG TGTAATGTTTGAAAGGCTGTCTGAAAAAGGAAGACAATATGAGGCCGAAACCAAAGAACATATCAAACAGTATGCCGAAGCAGGCTTAAGAACTCTGGTAATCACATACCGTGAACTTGATGAAGAAGAATATAAGTTATGGGAAGTAGAGTTTTCAAAGGCCAAAACATCTGTTGGAGCAGATCGAGATGCATTGGTCGATGCTGCTGCTGATAAGATGGAAAGAAATTTGATACTTCTTGGGTCTACAGCAGTTGAGGATAGACTGCAAAAGGGC GTTCCTGAATGTATTGAAAGGCTTGCTAAGGCAGGAATCAAGTTATGGGTGTTGACTGGGGACAAGATGGAAACAGCAGTCAATATAGG ATATGCTTGCGGGTTACTTAGGCAAGACATGAAGCAGATAGTGATCACTCTTGATTCACCTAATATTATAGCACTTGAAAAGCAAGGGGATAAGGATGCTCTTAAAAAG GAATCTCTTGAAAGCATTAAGAAGCAAATTGGAGAGGGAATAAAGCAAATCAAGTTTGTGAAAGAGAGTACTAATACAGATAAAGAGAGTTCTTCTTCATTTGGATTGATAATTGATGGGAAGTCTTTGGATTATTCGCTTAACAAGAACTTGGAGAATTCCTTCTTTGAGTTGGCAACTAGTTGTGCTTCCGTCATATGTTGCCGATCATCACCGAAACAGAAAGCTCGT GTTACAAAAATGGTAAAATTAGGAACAGGGCAGACAACATTATCCATCGGCGATGGGGCAAATGATGTCGGCATGCTTCAGGAGGCTGATATTGGAGTTGGCATTAGTGGTGCTGAAGGGATGCAG GCTGTGATGGCAAGTGATTTTGCAATAGCCCAATTCCGTTTTCTGGAGCGTTTGTTATTGGTGCATGGCCACTGGTGTTATAGGCGAATATCAATGATG ATATGCTATTTCTTCTATAAAAATATTGCATTTGGGTTCACCTTATTTTGGTTCGAGGCGTATGCTTCGTTCTCCGGTCAAGCTGCGTACAATGATTGGTATATGTCATTCTACAATGTCTTCTTCACTTCACTTCCAGTTATTGCTCTCGGTGTTTTCGATCAAGATGTTTCTGCTAAACTTTGCTTAAAG TATCCTTTTCTATATCTAGAGGGAGTAGAGGACACCCTCTTCAGCTGGCCACGCATTATCGGCTGGATGGTTAACGGAGTCCTTAGCTCCTTAGCCATGTTCTTCTTGACTGCAAACTCTGTCATGACTCAGGCTTTCAGAAGGGATGGTCAAGTGGTCGATTTCGAGATACTTGGCGTCACGATGTACACGTGTGTAGTGTGGACCGTGAATTGCCAAATGGCGCTTTCCATCAATTACTTCACTTGGATCCAGCATTTTTTCATCTGGGGCAGCATTGCATTCTGGTACGTATTCGTGCTGGTTTACGGCTACCTCTCGCCGGAAATATCGACGACGGCTCACATGGTGTTTGTGGAAGCTTGTGCTCCAAGTTTGCTATATTGGCTAGTTACCCTTTTGGTGGTTGTGAGTGCTCTTCTACCTTATTTTTGCTATAGATCATTCCAAAGTAGGTTTCTACCAATGTATCATGATATTATTCAGAGAAAACAAGTTGAAGGTTCTGATATTGAGATATGTGATGAGGTTCCTAAACAAGTCCATGGAAAACTAATACATCTAAGAGAGAGATTGAAGCAAAGGGAACTATGA